The Orenia marismortui DSM 5156 DNA segment CAATAATTTAATCTCTAAACTCTCAGAACCTGGGTAATATCCTGCATGATCTCCTTTATTTAGATAGACAGTATAATAGATTATATTTTTTCGTATACACTCTTTTTCATTCAGACCTGTGCTAGCAGCAGTTAAATCAAAAACTTTAACAATACTTGTCCCTACCACACCTTTAAACTTCTTCTTTGTATTTCCTACTGCATGGGCTCCTGCAATTCTACCTTGCTTATTAGCTGGTCCAGCTAGAGCAATTCTTGCTTTTTCACCTGTAATCAAATTACTACTCTCTACAATGTCTCCAGCAGCATAAATATCTTTGTCATTAGTCTGCATATACTCATTAACTACAACTCCTACCTCACTAACTTCTAATCCAGCTTCTTTGAGAAGATTTAACCTTGGCCTTACTCCAGCAGCTAACACAACAAAATCAACATCTATCTCTTTACCACTCTCTAAAACTACTCTGATACTGTCTTCATCTTTAAATTCTGTCACCCCATTAGCTAAAACAAGATTTACTCCTTTTTCTTCCATATGCTGGAGTAATGGAGTAGTCATCTCTTGATCTAATGGTGCTAAGATCTGCTCTGCCATCTCTACCAAGCTAACCTCTAAACCTCTAGAATGTAACTCTTCAGCAGTTTCAACACCAATATACCCACCACCTACAACTACAGCTTTTTTAGGTTTCTCTCTTAACTTTTTCATAATAGCATCAGCATCAGGGACAGTTAACAATGTATAAATCTTATCACTTTCAATACCTGGAATTGGAGGTTTAACTGCTTCACTTCCTACTGCAATAATCAATTTATCATAATTCTCGCTAAACTTCTCTCCAGTATCATGATTAGTAACTTCAACTTGCTTATCCTTTCTATTAATCTTAGTTACTTCATGATTAATCCTTAGATCAATATTAAATCTCTCATGAAAATAATCATTACTAACTTGAAATAGATTCTTTCTTTCTTTAATCGTGCCCCCTACATAATAGGGCAACCCACAATTAGCAAAAGAAGCATAAGGTCCTTTTTCAAAAACTACTATCTCTGCTTGTTCATCCTCTCTTCTAGCTTTAGTAGCTGCACTAGCTCCAGCTGCAACAGCACCAATTACCACTATCTTCTTAGACATATATAATCTCTCCTCCTAATTAAAATTATCACTATTAATATTTGTTAATAAATAATTTTAATGTGCTTAACTTTTAATATCTTGTGATAGTTTTAATTTTCAAAGTAAAAAAATATCTTAATAATTAGCTTCAACAACACCTCACAACTCAAGATTTAACTAGCATAAGGCACTAGTTTTATAATATAATTAAGATATAATCTACCAAATTATTTTAATTTAATCAAACCTAGGAGGTGTTAATATTAAGAATAAGAAAAGATTGACCTTTATGCTTACTTTATTGATGGTGATTTATTTTTCTCTGCCACTTTGGGCTGCTGATAACGAAGATACAATCTCTACAATTGGAATGAGTACTCTTGACTTGACTCCTAATCAAACAGTAATCATGCTTGAAGTTAGTGGTATAGGAAAGAGTGAGGTACAACTTGAATATGAAATCAATCAAAATGTTGATTTGCTAATGGAAAGATTAAATGATGAAGATGATATAGAAGAAAATAGCATAAAAAAACTTAAGCAAATTATTAAAACTAATAATGATAAGTACAACAGAAAAAAATTTAAAATAACTATTCCTCTAAAAATTCAAATTAACAACAATTATACAGATAATCAATTGATAGATATACTAAGAAATGTACTTCAAATAATTAATAATACAGATCCTAGTAACAAACATGCTACTTATAATCGTTCCATTGAAATTACTTATAATATAAGAGAACTTTATTATAATTTTCAAGACTATCAACAACAACAGAAAAGACTTTTTAAGGAAACACTCACAGATAGTAAAGAAAAATTAAAGCTTATAGCAAAGATATTAAACTTGAAAGATCTGAGAATTCATAAAGTTCAAGAAATAAAATCTAGTAGACTAAAAAATTATAAACAAAGTATAAATCTTAATCATCTGCAATCACCTCAGCCAGCCAAATTCAAAGAGAAAATTAAGGTAACTTACTACCTTTATTAGTAGGCAGATATTCAACTCTAAAATAAAATCCACTGGAAATATTACAGCATTTTAATAATTTGCAATGTATAATTGATAATTAATAATTAAAACCATCTAAACTCAAAATATTGGATAATAATTTATAAATATTGTATCAATTTTTTTATTAATTGAATAGTTTAAGGTTTTAGTCTTTTAATTATACATTATAAATCATAAATTAATATGAAAATATCCTAATATTTTATTATAATGCTATACCTACATTTTACTCTAGAATTAGAAAGCTTATAGTCGTCTGGCCTGATAATTAAACTTAGATTAGAAAACCTATACTCTATAGAGTATAGGTTTATCTTTATTTATTCAACCTCAAATTTATTGATCAATTCATCTAATCTATTAGTTAATTTAGTTAATTCTAAGGAAGAATTAGTAACTTCATCAACCATATTGATAATTTCATTACTTGAATTATTAACATCTTCACTATTTCCAGCTAATCTAGTGGTTGAAATACTAATATCCTGTAATTGATAACTTGTCTCTTCTATCGCCTTATCAATCTGCATAAATAATTCTCCAGCTTGGTCAATACTTTCTTTTCCTTCTTTAACTTGCTGATTTCCAACTTCAGCCGCTTCATTAGCTTCTTGAGAGGTTACTCTAATCTCACTTACCAGCTTACTTATCTTATCTGTTGCTTGAGCCGTCTCTTCTGATAACCCTCTAATTTCTTCTGCCACTACAGCAAAACCACTTCCATGTTCTCCAGCACGAGCAGCCTCTATAGATGCATTCAGGGCTAATAAATTGGTCTGATCAGCTATATTAGTAATAATCTCTATAATCTCTTCAATCTCTTCAGATTTAGTAGTTAACTCAGTTATCTTATTATTTGCTAAATTAACTTTATTCTTAATTTCATCAACCTCTTGAACTGCTTTTGCTATTAAACCTTTACCATCATTACTTGTAGCACTTACTTCTTGAGCAGATGCACTAACCTGTTCAACCTTGGTAGCTACTTCTTCAATACTACCTACCATCTCTTGAATATTTCCTATAACAGCTTCCAGTGTAGTTTCTGCTTCTTCAGAAGAGGCAGATAATTCTTCACTATTAGCAGTCAAATATTCTGTAGCAGCAATAAGCTCTTCAACTAACTCTGCTAAACTAACTATAGTATGATTAAAACTTTTAGCTAATTTACCAAATTCGTCCTTCCTATGCACTTCTAAAGATGAGGTTAAATTCCCATCACTCAAACCTTCCATCTTATCAACTAAATTATTAATAGGATTAATAACTTCATTACTAATAAAGTATGAAGCTAATAGAGCAACTACAACTCCTAATAACAAAATACTTAAATTCAGATTAAGTTGTTGCTTTAACTTTTCTTTCATTTCTTCATTACTAGATAGAATTTGAACAATTCTACCATGATCCATACTTTCTAATTGAACAAGCTTATAGGTATATGTTAATTGATTACCACTCTTATCTTCTTCATTAATCACTATTTCATCACCAATTTTTGCTTGTCTTAATTTAAGCTTATGTGCTGCTGGAATAGTATAATTTTTATCACCTATAGTTCTAAAGTCAATAGAATCAAATATTCTTGCCTTCTTAATAATCCTATCTTTCTTAGTAATCTCATCTAATACCTTAGCAAAATTAGAATTGGCAATACTAGAATCAAAATCTTCTGCATACCATCCAATTTCGATAATATAATCTTGAGCTACTACTGGTTGATAAGCAAACTTCTTTAACTTATTAGTTCCAACCTCTAAGGCAACTTTGTCTCCTACAAATTCCCCTCTCTTTCTTATATTATCTAAAAATTCTCCAAATTGTTCACCAATAGCATCTACCAAATTCAAATTCAAGTTCTCTTCAACTGTTGATCTAATCAAAACTCCTCTTTTATCTATAATATAAAGATCTGATACTCCATATTTAGCCTTTAGCTTTTCTAAATCTTTATTACTTAAGACTTGACCTGCTTGTTGATACTCTTTAAGTAAATCTTTAGCGATCTCTTTCATCTTCTCTTCCATCTTATTATTTAAAACATTATAGGTTACATCAACTAACTTTAATGAACTTTCTACTTGATGAACTGCTTTCTCTTCTGCAACCTTATATTCATCAACTAATCCATCCCTAGCCATATAGTAATTTACTCCTATAATTAACCCTAAGATTATTATCATCATCAAAGTTAACTTAATCATTAATTCATACTTAAAAGATTTAAATTTGTCAAATATACTCACAATCATTTGCTGGAATTGACCAGCTCCCCCCCTTTTTACTTATGATCTTATATTTGATAATTTCGACACTTTTCTACAAAATCCTTTTTCAAAAACTTTAAATCAAATACAATTCATTAACTTTTATACTGAAATATTATCAAATTTTATTATCTTCAAATATAATAAGCTATAGTTTAACAATTTAAATTGTTAAACTATAGCTTATATCTAGATTAACATTAAATACTTGATAGATATTGTGACAGTTTTTATTAACTGCTGGATATTGGCTACTAGCCGCTGGCTTAGAGCTTATACAATAATACTAATAGCTTACAAGTTATATCTATTCACCAATTCTTTAAGCTCTAATGCCATAGTTGCTAACTCTTCTGAGGATTTGGTCACTTCTTCTGACATACCTTTCATATCCTCAGTTGCTCTACTAATCTCTTCACTATTTGATGACAATTCTTCAGTAGAAGCAGTTGTCTCCTGAATATAAGCGGAAGTATCTTCTACTACTTCGGCAATTTCCTTAAAGGACTGTCCAGTCTCTTCAATTAGTTCTCTTCCTGCTCTAGCTTCTTTATTAACTTGTTCTACTGCTAATAATCCTTCTTTAGATTTATTTTGAGTCTCTTTAATTAAAGTGATAGCTTTATCAGCAGCTTTTCTAGTATCATCGGACAACTCTTTAATCTCCTCTGCTACCACTGCAAAACCATGTCCATATTCTCCTGCACGTGCTGCTTCTATAGAAGCATTTAATGCCAAAAGATTAGTCTGTTCTGCGATCTCTGTAATTAAGTTAACTATTCCTCCAACCTCTTGAGAAGTATCATCTAAACTATTGATAGTATTTTTAGCTTCTTCAACTGCATTAACTATCTCTTCAGTTTTAGTAACTACTTCTTTGATCATTCTCTCTCCTACCTCAGTTTTATCATGAGCTTGTTGAGAATAATTAGCTACTTCTTGGCTACTATCAGCAATCTGTCTAATACCAGCTGCCAAATCATTAATTCTATCAGTAGCCGTTTCAGTTACCGCATTTCCTTCTTCAGAAGAAGCAGATAACTCTTCACTATAAGAAGATATATCATCTATCATAGCTAATATCTTCTTTAAAATATTAGCTTGAGCTGCAATAGTTTGATTGAATTCAAGAGCTACTTCTCCTAATTCATCTTTTCCTTTAACCTCTAGTCTAGTTCTTAAATCGCCATTAGCAATCTGTTTTAGTTTATCTATGATCACATCTATTTTTTGACCAACCTTTAGAGATAATAAGATAGATATTAAAGCAACTGCCATAATCACTATCACAATAATCTTAATAGTAATCCATAAGCTTTCCCGTTTACTAGCTTCTAAACGAAGCTTAGGAATAGCATAGCTAAGAGTTGCCAAATTCTCACCATTTATCCCTTTTATCTGATCTTCAAATAATAGATGCTCTTCTGTTAATTCTTTAATTTCTACATTAACTAGTCCTTTTTCTGGAGACCAATGCTCCTGGGAAGCGATTATATAACTACCATCCATTTTAATACCGGAAAAATCATTATTTTTAGAAGTTTCATTAGCAAAAACTAAATTTTCTAATCTTTGATTATAAATATTTGGATTGTTATTTAAGATGTCCCCCATAATAAAGAAACCAACTAATCTATCTAAAAATCTAACTGGTAGAACTCCCATGATAGTTAGAGCATCTTCTTGATTAGCTGTACTAACTATTCTATTACTCAAATTATTACCTACATTATCTTCTTTCTTTAATAAATCAATTGGATACTTCTTATAAGTAACAAAAGAACCTTGAGTCTCTTTAGTATGACTTATAATCTTATTAAAAGGTAGTTTATCTTTATAATTACTAGGATTATTTCCCCTTCTAACTACCCTACCATCAGGTAGTAGAAAGGTTAAAAAATCTAAAGATTCATTTTTCATTATCTTATTTAATTGAACATATAGCATTTCAGCATCTTCACGTTTAATAGCATTAACTAGCTCCTGGTTTTCTAAGACTCTATTAGATATCTCTGCTAATTTATCCTCTTGAGCTTTTAAACTATCTTTAACAACTTTTAAGTTTGTACTTCCTTGTTGAAGCAAAGACTCCCTAAGCTTATTGTAATTATTAACTTGTATAAAGAAGCCTGTTATTAATAAAGGAACTATAGTAACAATTAATAACAAGACAGCTATCTTCCATTTAATTGATATATCTCTCCAATTAAATATATTTAACATAAGCTAACACCTTCTTTATTATATATTTGAAATCAATTAAAACATTTTAACATTAATCTTTATAAATATCATCTTTATCATAAAAATTAGCTTTAATCACTGTCTGATCAATATTATCCTTAATAACTCTTACAATAGGAGTTACAATTGTAGGAACCTCTTTATAACCATTATCAAGCATTCGATCTACCACTGTTAATTCTTTTATCTCTTTTGTTGGATTTTTAGCTAATTTATAAGCTAGATTAGCTGCAGCTTTAGCTAATGGTTTAATCTTCTTAAAAATTTCAACATTCTGTTTTCCTTGAACAAGGTATTTGATATTTTGAAGATCTGCATCTGAACCAGCTACAAATACTTTATCACTATCTGCTAAACCTTTTGCTTCTAAAGCTGCAACAACACCACGAGCCATACCACTATTATTACAGATAAAAGCATCAATATTATTATCA contains these protein-coding regions:
- a CDS encoding FAD-dependent oxidoreductase — encoded protein: MSKKIVVIGAVAAGASAATKARREDEQAEIVVFEKGPYASFANCGLPYYVGGTIKERKNLFQVSNDYFHERFNIDLRINHEVTKINRKDKQVEVTNHDTGEKFSENYDKLIIAVGSEAVKPPIPGIESDKIYTLLTVPDADAIMKKLREKPKKAVVVGGGYIGVETAEELHSRGLEVSLVEMAEQILAPLDQEMTTPLLQHMEEKGVNLVLANGVTEFKDEDSIRVVLESGKEIDVDFVVLAAGVRPRLNLLKEAGLEVSEVGVVVNEYMQTNDKDIYAAGDIVESSNLITGEKARIALAGPANKQGRIAGAHAVGNTKKKFKGVVGTSIVKVFDLTAASTGLNEKECIRKNIIYYTVYLNKGDHAGYYPGSESLEIKLLVEEESGKLLGAQSIGRESVDKVIDTFATALHAEMTVEDLEDLDLAYAPPYSSAKGPAIMSGMIAANHFRGETDLLSPKELQAMLKDEEEIQLVDVRTSAEYKNSYISGAKHIPINELRGRIDELDSAKHTVVYCRKGYRGYLAYKILIANGFDIVENLTGGILAWELLDNKNRES
- a CDS encoding methyl-accepting chemotaxis protein, with amino-acid sequence MARDGLVDEYKVAEEKAVHQVESSLKLVDVTYNVLNNKMEEKMKEIAKDLLKEYQQAGQVLSNKDLEKLKAKYGVSDLYIIDKRGVLIRSTVEENLNLNLVDAIGEQFGEFLDNIRKRGEFVGDKVALEVGTNKLKKFAYQPVVAQDYIIEIGWYAEDFDSSIANSNFAKVLDEITKKDRIIKKARIFDSIDFRTIGDKNYTIPAAHKLKLRQAKIGDEIVINEEDKSGNQLTYTYKLVQLESMDHGRIVQILSSNEEMKEKLKQQLNLNLSILLLGVVVALLASYFISNEVINPINNLVDKMEGLSDGNLTSSLEVHRKDEFGKLAKSFNHTIVSLAELVEELIAATEYLTANSEELSASSEEAETTLEAVIGNIQEMVGSIEEVATKVEQVSASAQEVSATSNDGKGLIAKAVQEVDEIKNKVNLANNKITELTTKSEEIEEIIEIITNIADQTNLLALNASIEAARAGEHGSGFAVVAEEIRGLSEETAQATDKISKLVSEIRVTSQEANEAAEVGNQQVKEGKESIDQAGELFMQIDKAIEETSYQLQDISISTTRLAGNSEDVNNSSNEIINMVDEVTNSSLELTKLTNRLDELINKFEVE
- a CDS encoding methyl-accepting chemotaxis protein, which produces MLNIFNWRDISIKWKIAVLLLIVTIVPLLITGFFIQVNNYNKLRESLLQQGSTNLKVVKDSLKAQEDKLAEISNRVLENQELVNAIKREDAEMLYVQLNKIMKNESLDFLTFLLPDGRVVRRGNNPSNYKDKLPFNKIISHTKETQGSFVTYKKYPIDLLKKEDNVGNNLSNRIVSTANQEDALTIMGVLPVRFLDRLVGFFIMGDILNNNPNIYNQRLENLVFANETSKNNDFSGIKMDGSYIIASQEHWSPEKGLVNVEIKELTEEHLLFEDQIKGINGENLATLSYAIPKLRLEASKRESLWITIKIIVIVIMAVALISILLSLKVGQKIDVIIDKLKQIANGDLRTRLEVKGKDELGEVALEFNQTIAAQANILKKILAMIDDISSYSEELSASSEEGNAVTETATDRINDLAAGIRQIADSSQEVANYSQQAHDKTEVGERMIKEVVTKTEEIVNAVEEAKNTINSLDDTSQEVGGIVNLITEIAEQTNLLALNASIEAARAGEYGHGFAVVAEEIKELSDDTRKAADKAITLIKETQNKSKEGLLAVEQVNKEARAGRELIEETGQSFKEIAEVVEDTSAYIQETTASTEELSSNSEEISRATEDMKGMSEEVTKSSEELATMALELKELVNRYNL